In Halobaculum magnesiiphilum, the following proteins share a genomic window:
- the mce gene encoding methylmalonyl-CoA epimerase, translated as MRLDHAGIATDDAAELAALYADLLDCEIVHEEEFDGMAVVFLELGGSYLELLEPLGDEGTIAGYLDRNGPGIHHLAFATDDIEGALDRARDLGIESIDDEPRPGAWGHEVAFLHPRDTGGVLVEFVEH; from the coding sequence ATGCGCCTCGATCACGCCGGGATCGCGACCGACGACGCGGCCGAACTCGCCGCGCTGTACGCGGATCTGCTCGACTGTGAGATCGTTCACGAGGAGGAGTTCGACGGGATGGCGGTCGTCTTCCTCGAACTGGGCGGCTCCTATCTCGAACTGCTGGAACCCCTCGGCGACGAGGGGACGATCGCCGGCTACCTCGACCGCAACGGGCCGGGGATCCACCACCTCGCGTTCGCGACCGACGACATCGAAGGCGCGCTCGACCGCGCTCGCGACCTCGGGATCGAGTCCATCGACGACGAGCCGCGGCCGGGCGCGTGGGGCCACGAGGTCGCCTTCCTGCACCCGCGCGACACCGGCGGCGTGCTGGTGGAGTTCGTCGAGCACTGA
- a CDS encoding thermonuclease family protein has translation MRRRNFLGAVGASAGALAVGSTGARAETTDSDRVDELLFDSTASLLAADGTPAAADADFVAVRAEPTAVTVDEDGDGDAVEYPDDRPIPLAGVDGDVVAFGAPVVQNGTDFLYGNEEVVLNALDRVAGSGTVAFDETHGQFYDADAHTAFIQYAELNGYAFEATGTDGDFAAALSRADAAVVTSPSEGFSDEELDALAAFVADGGGLLLFDQSDFGNFDATDNLNEIAGALDLAFRFNDDQVIDGTNNAGVGFVPTTTRFDADYPELFADRKGLGFEVDTSRTYTAEVVEVTDGDTVDVRIPRSGAPDYFDTVRLLGIDTPETTADPELPAEWEGIDSIEYLLSKGEASATWARGELSGATVDLSFDPAEGARGDFGRLLCYLRYDADGDGSRDDSYNRRAVAGGYARVYDSGLTNHDAFIEVERTARERGLGVWEGSDPDASAPTRPSRVEKVLFPRAAPIEAGEGAAVVARAGESASVPGAPLAAVDEGASVALVGAQTIGEDYDGPDAPVDDPDAYDAYQFTTGVVDDLTARAGEVLIDGGHGQFAAEESVSAEDAAYFQRYLEGLDTGFTQYNELASMRKLTRGRAVVVSAPTEDYADAELAALRRYARGGGAVVVLAGRAADRERVNGLLDALDADLALGAGAVDDASANAGRPDLPVTNDVAVEPPVLGSERDRDEGKGHGRGRGEDGEEDSLAGALFG, from the coding sequence GTGCGACGACGCAACTTCCTCGGCGCGGTCGGCGCGAGCGCGGGGGCGCTCGCGGTCGGCTCGACCGGCGCGCGCGCGGAAACGACGGACAGCGATCGGGTGGACGAACTCCTCTTCGACTCGACGGCGAGTCTGCTGGCGGCAGACGGAACGCCCGCGGCCGCCGACGCGGACTTCGTCGCGGTGCGCGCGGAGCCGACCGCGGTCACCGTCGACGAGGACGGCGACGGCGACGCCGTGGAATACCCGGACGACCGGCCGATCCCGCTGGCCGGCGTCGACGGCGACGTGGTCGCCTTCGGCGCGCCCGTCGTCCAGAACGGCACCGACTTCCTCTACGGGAACGAGGAGGTCGTCCTGAACGCGCTCGACCGCGTCGCCGGGTCGGGGACGGTCGCCTTCGACGAGACACACGGGCAGTTCTACGACGCCGACGCCCACACCGCGTTCATCCAGTACGCCGAGCTCAACGGCTACGCCTTCGAGGCGACGGGCACCGACGGCGACTTCGCCGCGGCGCTGTCGAGGGCCGACGCCGCGGTGGTCACCTCGCCGTCGGAGGGGTTCTCCGACGAGGAGCTCGACGCGCTCGCGGCGTTCGTCGCCGACGGCGGCGGCCTGTTGCTGTTCGACCAGTCGGACTTCGGCAACTTCGACGCGACGGACAACCTCAACGAGATCGCGGGGGCGCTCGATCTGGCGTTCCGCTTCAACGACGACCAGGTGATCGACGGGACGAACAACGCGGGCGTCGGCTTCGTCCCGACGACGACGCGGTTCGACGCCGATTACCCCGAGCTGTTCGCCGACCGGAAGGGGCTCGGCTTCGAGGTCGACACCTCCCGGACGTACACCGCGGAGGTCGTGGAGGTGACCGACGGCGACACCGTCGACGTGCGCATCCCGCGCTCGGGCGCGCCCGACTACTTCGATACGGTGCGCCTGCTCGGGATCGACACCCCGGAGACGACCGCCGACCCGGAACTCCCCGCCGAGTGGGAGGGGATCGACTCGATCGAGTACCTCCTCTCGAAGGGCGAGGCGTCGGCGACGTGGGCGCGCGGGGAGCTGTCTGGCGCGACGGTCGACCTCTCGTTCGACCCCGCCGAGGGCGCCCGCGGCGACTTCGGCCGGCTGCTGTGTTACCTCCGGTACGACGCCGACGGCGACGGCTCCCGCGACGACAGCTACAACCGCCGCGCGGTCGCCGGCGGCTACGCCCGGGTGTACGACTCCGGCCTCACGAACCACGACGCGTTCATCGAGGTCGAGCGGACGGCCCGCGAGCGCGGTCTCGGCGTGTGGGAGGGGAGCGACCCCGACGCGTCCGCCCCGACGCGGCCCTCCCGGGTCGAGAAGGTGTTGTTCCCGCGGGCGGCGCCCATCGAGGCCGGCGAGGGGGCGGCGGTCGTCGCTCGCGCGGGCGAGTCGGCCTCGGTTCCCGGCGCGCCGCTGGCGGCCGTCGACGAGGGCGCGAGCGTCGCGCTCGTGGGCGCACAGACGATCGGCGAGGACTACGACGGCCCCGACGCGCCGGTCGACGACCCCGACGCGTACGACGCCTACCAGTTCACCACGGGCGTGGTGGACGACCTCACCGCGCGCGCCGGCGAGGTGCTGATCGACGGCGGGCACGGGCAGTTCGCCGCCGAGGAGTCGGTGAGCGCCGAGGACGCCGCCTACTTCCAGCGGTATCTCGAGGGGCTCGACACCGGCTTCACGCAGTACAACGAGCTGGCGTCGATGCGGAAGCTGACCCGCGGCCGCGCGGTCGTCGTCTCCGCGCCGACCGAGGACTACGCCGACGCGGAACTGGCGGCGCTGCGCCGGTACGCCCGCGGCGGCGGCGCCGTCGTGGTGCTCGCCGGCCGCGCGGCCGACCGCGAACGCGTCAACGGGCTGCTCGACGCGCTCGACGCCGACCTCGCGCTCGGCGCCGGCGCCGTCGACGACGCGAGCGCCAACGCCGGGCGTCCGGACCTCCCCGTGACGAACGACGTGGCCGTCGAGCCGCCGGTGCTCGGGAGCGAGCGCGATCGGGACGAGGGCAAGGGTCACGGTCGCGGCCGCGGCGAGGACGGCGAGGAGGACTCGCTGGCGGGCGCCCTGTTCGGGTGA
- a CDS encoding class I adenylate-forming enzyme family protein yields the protein MRDWLSHRVAATPDAEALVLAASGESLTYADLDARVEALAARFAGLGIEPGDHLAVVLGNRMEYVALVHAAMRLGVRLVPCSDRLTAAELAPKLATADATALVCGDDTEAVAVAAALGDPFVGSDADEEDPGEGDADEGTPGGSDADATATGWRSVDGFEPARVDERGGDQGEEGATADSPVPVVSLDDPDDDRVVGIDAAPDGEVPAVRWGRGDTLVMLFTSGSTGNPKLVPLSMGNVLASATASAFRLGVLPDDRYLATLSLHHTGGIMPLYRATLYGTSVVLRESFDPGGAVDDIRRYDVTGVSLVPTMLSRMLDARGTLPDSLRTVLLGGAPAPDALIERCRDFSVPVHPTWGMTEAASQIATARPREAFDRVGTVGRPLLWTDVSVRDGDGAALPAGETGELVVSGPSIAAGYYGDAAATDDALTDDGALRTGDVGYRDEDGYVYVLNRLDDRIISGGENVDPGEVAAAIREHPEVDDVAVEGLPDDEWGERVAALVVPAGNPDPDLDAAAVESFCRERLAGFKIPRTVAFAEELPRTVSGTVERPTVRDRLERARDAEAEAEESDGPAGPDDLGDVDGGSGVDEAAGADDNGGGDDTEGADGDEEPDDEK from the coding sequence ATGCGCGATTGGCTCTCCCACCGGGTCGCCGCCACGCCGGACGCGGAAGCGCTCGTCCTGGCGGCCTCGGGGGAGTCGCTGACGTACGCGGACCTCGACGCCCGCGTCGAGGCGCTGGCGGCCCGGTTCGCCGGGCTGGGCATCGAGCCGGGGGATCACCTCGCGGTCGTCCTCGGCAACCGGATGGAATACGTGGCGCTCGTCCACGCGGCGATGCGGCTGGGCGTCCGGCTCGTCCCCTGCTCCGATCGGCTCACGGCCGCGGAACTGGCACCGAAACTCGCGACCGCCGACGCGACGGCGCTGGTGTGCGGCGACGATACCGAGGCCGTCGCCGTCGCGGCGGCCCTCGGCGACCCCTTCGTCGGAAGCGACGCGGACGAGGAGGACCCCGGCGAGGGCGACGCCGACGAGGGCACCCCCGGCGGAAGCGACGCCGACGCGACGGCGACGGGCTGGCGGTCGGTCGACGGCTTCGAGCCCGCGCGGGTGGACGAGCGCGGCGGCGACCAGGGGGAGGAGGGCGCGACGGCGGACTCGCCCGTTCCGGTCGTCTCGCTCGACGACCCGGACGACGACCGGGTCGTCGGCATCGACGCCGCGCCCGACGGGGAGGTACCCGCCGTTCGCTGGGGTCGCGGCGACACGCTCGTCATGCTGTTCACCTCGGGATCGACCGGGAACCCGAAGCTCGTGCCGCTGTCGATGGGGAACGTGCTCGCGTCGGCGACCGCCTCGGCGTTCCGGCTTGGCGTCCTCCCCGACGACCGCTACCTCGCGACGCTGTCGCTGCACCACACCGGCGGGATCATGCCGCTGTACCGGGCGACGCTGTACGGGACGAGCGTCGTCCTCCGGGAGTCGTTCGACCCCGGCGGCGCCGTCGACGACATCCGCCGGTACGACGTGACCGGCGTCTCGCTCGTGCCGACGATGCTCTCGCGGATGCTCGACGCCCGCGGGACGCTCCCCGACTCCCTGCGGACGGTGTTGCTCGGCGGGGCGCCCGCGCCCGACGCGCTGATCGAACGGTGTCGCGACTTCTCGGTGCCGGTCCACCCGACGTGGGGGATGACCGAGGCCGCCTCCCAGATCGCGACCGCGCGCCCCCGGGAGGCGTTCGACCGCGTCGGCACCGTGGGCCGGCCCCTGCTGTGGACGGACGTGTCCGTCCGCGACGGGGACGGCGCGGCGCTGCCGGCGGGCGAGACGGGGGAGCTCGTCGTCTCCGGCCCGTCGATCGCCGCGGGGTACTACGGCGACGCGGCCGCGACCGACGACGCCCTGACCGACGACGGCGCGCTCCGCACGGGCGACGTGGGCTACCGCGACGAGGACGGCTACGTGTACGTGCTCAACCGCCTCGACGACCGGATCATCTCCGGCGGGGAGAACGTCGACCCCGGGGAGGTCGCCGCGGCGATCCGCGAGCATCCCGAGGTCGACGACGTCGCCGTCGAGGGGCTCCCGGACGACGAGTGGGGCGAGCGCGTCGCCGCGCTCGTCGTCCCCGCGGGGAACCCCGATCCGGACCTGGACGCCGCGGCCGTCGAGTCGTTCTGTCGCGAGCGGCTGGCGGGCTTCAAGATCCCGCGCACGGTCGCCTTCGCCGAAGAACTCCCCCGGACCGTCTCCGGGACCGTCGAGCGACCGACCGTGCGGGACCGGCTCGAACGCGCCAGGGACGCGGAGGCCGAGGCGGAGGAGTCGGACGGCCCGGCCGGTCCGGACGACCTGGGCGACGTCGATGGAGGGTCCGGCGTCGATGAGGCCGCCGGCGCCGACGATAACGGCGGTGGGGACGATACCGAGGGGGCAGACGGGGACGAGGAACCCGACGACGAGAAGTAG
- a CDS encoding acyl-CoA dehydrogenase family protein, translated as MNTDLGLLDESLVPEHAHDVKREAREFAEEHIAPVAQEHFEADDYPWEVLEAGQEAGLVGQDIPEEYGGRGLDIYQLLAIAEEFYRADAGIGLTLMLASFGNELVYDYGSDEQCEEYVRPVAEGDQISGLAVSEPQTGSDLAGMTTEAEKVDGGYELTGEKYWVGNAVEGDWLTVYAKTGDSEDRYGNYSLFIVETDRDGYEAEHIPEKMGMRASKQGHIVMEDCFVPEENLIGAEGGGFYMLADFFNHGRVVVGGHGIGLAAAAIEEAWDFVHDREAFNRNISEFQSVQHDLADMRTEFEAARSLNWRAAEKLHEGDNAGLWAAMAKLKSTETAVDCAERGMQLHGGRSILTERRIARVYRDVRIPVIYEGASEVQRNLVYRQSQ; from the coding sequence ATGAACACGGATCTCGGTCTGCTGGACGAGTCGCTGGTTCCGGAGCACGCACACGACGTGAAACGGGAGGCGCGCGAGTTCGCCGAGGAGCACATCGCGCCGGTCGCCCAGGAACACTTCGAGGCCGACGACTACCCGTGGGAGGTGCTGGAGGCCGGCCAGGAGGCCGGGCTCGTCGGCCAGGACATCCCCGAGGAGTACGGCGGCCGCGGGCTCGACATCTATCAGCTGCTCGCGATCGCCGAGGAGTTCTACCGCGCGGACGCCGGCATCGGGCTGACGCTGATGCTCGCCTCCTTCGGCAACGAGCTCGTCTACGACTACGGCTCCGACGAGCAGTGTGAGGAGTACGTCCGCCCCGTCGCCGAGGGCGACCAGATTTCCGGGCTCGCGGTGTCGGAGCCGCAGACGGGCTCGGACCTCGCGGGGATGACGACCGAGGCCGAGAAGGTCGACGGCGGCTACGAGCTCACCGGCGAGAAATACTGGGTCGGCAACGCCGTCGAGGGCGACTGGCTCACCGTCTACGCGAAGACCGGGGACTCCGAGGACCGCTACGGCAACTACTCGCTGTTCATCGTCGAGACTGACCGCGACGGCTACGAGGCCGAGCACATCCCCGAGAAGATGGGGATGCGCGCGTCCAAGCAGGGCCACATCGTCATGGAGGACTGCTTCGTGCCCGAGGAGAACCTCATCGGCGCCGAGGGCGGCGGCTTCTACATGCTCGCGGACTTCTTCAACCACGGCCGCGTCGTCGTCGGGGGCCACGGCATCGGCCTCGCCGCGGCAGCCATCGAGGAGGCGTGGGACTTCGTTCACGACCGCGAGGCGTTCAACCGGAACATCTCGGAGTTCCAGTCAGTCCAGCACGATCTCGCGGACATGCGCACGGAGTTCGAGGCCGCCCGATCGCTCAACTGGCGCGCCGCCGAGAAGCTCCACGAGGGCGACAACGCCGGGCTGTGGGCCGCGATGGCGAAGCTCAAGTCGACGGAGACGGCCGTCGACTGCGCCGAGCGGGGGATGCAGCTGCACGGCGGGCGTTCGATCCTCACCGAGCGCCGCATCGCCCGCGTGTACCGCGACGTACGCATCCCGGTGATCTACGAGGGCGCCAGCGAGGTGCAGCGCAACCTCGTGTACCGGCAGTCGCAGTAG
- a CDS encoding MBL fold metallo-hydrolase: MVEGVYRFGSRRINWYVLEADEGLTIVDAGLPDHWPQLVDWLDRTGHELDDIAGVVLTHADVDHVGFARILADRGVPVYCHPDDVPLLRSHPQSPPGWYLRNLWRPRFAAYAIEMLRNGVRSVDPVPDVDPLVPGETLPVPGEPRVIFAPGHTPGSCALFVEDRDTLFCGDVLATRNIFTQREGDPQLLGPADEDHAEAAESLARLGGLGTVTLLPGHGDPWRGEIDTAIALAR; the protein is encoded by the coding sequence GTGGTCGAGGGCGTCTACCGGTTCGGCTCACGCCGGATCAACTGGTACGTCCTCGAAGCCGACGAGGGGTTGACGATCGTCGACGCCGGCCTCCCCGACCACTGGCCCCAACTCGTCGACTGGCTCGATCGAACCGGCCACGAACTCGACGACATAGCCGGGGTCGTGCTGACACACGCGGACGTAGACCACGTCGGCTTCGCCCGGATCCTGGCGGACCGGGGCGTTCCCGTCTACTGTCATCCGGACGACGTACCCCTCCTTCGAAGTCACCCTCAGAGCCCACCCGGCTGGTACCTGCGGAACCTTTGGCGGCCACGCTTTGCTGCCTACGCGATCGAAATGCTCCGAAACGGCGTCAGATCCGTCGATCCGGTTCCCGATGTCGACCCGCTCGTCCCCGGGGAGACCCTGCCTGTGCCGGGCGAGCCGCGTGTGATCTTTGCGCCCGGTCACACCCCCGGGTCGTGTGCGTTGTTCGTCGAGGACCGCGACACCCTCTTCTGTGGCGATGTCCTCGCCACCCGGAACATTTTCACCCAACGGGAGGGGGACCCGCAACTGCTCGGTCCGGCCGACGAGGACCACGCCGAAGCCGCGGAGTCGCTCGCTCGCCTCGGGGGACTGGGAACGGTGACCCTCCTCCCCGGTCACGGGGACCCTTGGCGAGGGGAGATTGACACGGCGATCGCCCTCGCACGCTAA
- a CDS encoding NAD(P)H-hydrate dehydratase, with translation MISSERMAMVDRNAAALGVSTKQLMESSGNAVARAVRERADPGDGVLMVCGRGNNGGDAMVAARFLDEFDTETVLLGRPETIRTDIARENWDAIAESDLPTRTVTDSREFDLDDHDPDLVVDAMLGTGVTGALREPEATVARRLNAADVPVVSVDVPSGVDADTGTAAGTAVDADAVVTFHDDKPGLADLAADVTVADIGIPSAAETFVGPGDLLALDRDADSHKGDNGEVLVVGGGPYTGAPALAARAALRAGADLVRVACPAPVAREIQGYGPDLIVRGFDGDRLAPRHVDDLLDRAADQDAVVFGPGLGSDDATLEAVAEFLAGYDGRAVVDADALQVAPGVHTDAELICTPHQGELRKMGGETAADWRERADLVTEFASDLGHTVLVKGRYDVVSDGEETRVGRTGNPGMTVGGTGDVLAGVTGALAAQIGSTLQAAALAAWANGRAGDDAAAEYGNGLAASDLPDRIPQALRDEEV, from the coding sequence ATGATCTCCTCCGAGCGGATGGCGATGGTCGACCGCAACGCCGCGGCGCTCGGCGTCTCGACGAAACAGCTGATGGAGTCGTCGGGCAACGCCGTCGCCCGCGCGGTCCGCGAGCGGGCGGATCCCGGCGACGGCGTTCTCATGGTGTGCGGTCGCGGGAACAACGGCGGCGACGCGATGGTCGCCGCGCGCTTCCTCGACGAGTTCGACACCGAGACCGTCTTGCTGGGTCGACCCGAGACGATCCGCACCGACATCGCCCGGGAGAACTGGGACGCGATCGCCGAGAGCGACCTCCCGACTCGAACGGTCACCGACTCCCGCGAGTTCGACCTCGACGATCACGACCCCGACCTCGTGGTCGACGCGATGCTCGGCACCGGCGTGACGGGCGCGCTCCGGGAGCCCGAAGCCACGGTCGCCCGCCGGCTCAACGCCGCCGACGTGCCCGTCGTCTCCGTGGACGTGCCCTCCGGCGTCGACGCCGACACGGGGACGGCCGCCGGCACCGCAGTCGACGCCGACGCGGTCGTCACCTTCCACGACGACAAGCCCGGGCTCGCGGACCTCGCCGCCGACGTGACGGTCGCGGACATCGGCATCCCGTCGGCCGCCGAGACGTTCGTCGGCCCGGGCGACCTGCTGGCGCTCGACCGCGACGCCGACTCCCACAAGGGCGACAACGGCGAGGTGCTCGTCGTCGGCGGCGGTCCCTACACCGGCGCGCCCGCGCTCGCCGCCCGCGCCGCGCTGCGCGCCGGCGCCGACCTCGTCCGGGTCGCCTGTCCCGCCCCGGTCGCCCGCGAGATCCAGGGGTACGGGCCGGACCTCATCGTCCGCGGGTTCGACGGCGACCGCCTCGCGCCGCGACACGTCGACGACCTCCTCGATCGCGCGGCCGACCAGGACGCGGTCGTCTTCGGTCCCGGACTCGGCAGCGACGACGCGACCCTGGAGGCCGTCGCCGAATTCCTCGCCGGCTACGACGGCCGCGCGGTCGTCGACGCCGACGCGCTGCAGGTCGCCCCCGGGGTCCACACCGACGCCGAGTTGATCTGCACGCCCCACCAGGGGGAGTTGCGGAAGATGGGCGGCGAGACCGCCGCCGACTGGCGCGAGCGAGCCGACCTCGTCACGGAATTCGCGAGCGATCTCGGCCACACGGTGCTCGTGAAGGGCCGGTACGACGTGGTCAGCGACGGCGAGGAGACCCGCGTCGGTCGCACCGGCAACCCGGGGATGACCGTCGGGGGGACCGGCGACGTGCTCGCGGGCGTGACGGGCGCGCTGGCCGCACAGATCGGCTCGACGCTGCAGGCGGCCGCGCTCGCGGCGTGGGCGAACGGACGCGCCGGCGACGACGCCGCCGCGGAGTACGGGAACGGTCTCGCGGCCTCTGATCTCCCGGACCGGATCCCACAAGCCCTCCGCGACGAAGAGGTGTGA
- the moaC gene encoding cyclic pyranopterin monophosphate synthase MoaC: MSDDDLTHTDDAGDVQMVNVGEKPDSARRAVARGTIHLTESTVEAVRGNEVKKGDVLATARIGAVQAVKHTWETIPMCHQIPITNVDTDFEVDEERIDLEVAVETTGKTGCEMEALEGVTTGLNVVWDMVKAAEKDATGGYPNTRITDVEVVTKDKTVLE, from the coding sequence ATGAGCGACGACGACCTCACACACACCGACGACGCGGGCGACGTGCAGATGGTGAACGTCGGCGAGAAGCCCGACTCCGCCCGGCGGGCGGTCGCGCGCGGCACGATCCACCTCACCGAGTCGACGGTCGAGGCCGTCCGCGGCAACGAGGTGAAGAAGGGCGACGTGCTCGCGACCGCGCGGATCGGCGCGGTGCAGGCGGTGAAACACACCTGGGAGACGATCCCGATGTGCCACCAGATCCCGATCACGAACGTCGACACCGACTTCGAGGTGGACGAGGAGCGCATCGACCTGGAGGTCGCCGTCGAGACGACCGGGAAGACGGGCTGCGAGATGGAGGCGCTCGAGGGCGTCACGACCGGCCTGAACGTCGTCTGGGACATGGTGAAGGCCGCCGAGAAGGACGCAACCGGCGGCTACCCGAACACCCGGATCACGGACGTGGAAGTCGTGACGAAGGACAAGACCGTGCTGGAGTGA
- a CDS encoding ribosome assembly factor SBDS yields the protein MISLDEAVTARLESHGTRFEVLIDPDAALAIKRGEFEGDLEDVIAAEDVFENASRGDRPPEEDVEEVFGTTDAMEIIPEVVKRGEIQITAEQRKEMLEQKHKQLVNRITRNAVNPQMDDAPHPPERIERALEEAGFTVEPMEPVENQIDDALEALRPVIPIRFDEVTIAVQLPADYAGSGQAKVREFGELEREEWQSDGSWVGVVTFPAGLQNDFYDLVNEVSSGEADTRVVKEEDEISRR from the coding sequence ATGATATCACTCGACGAGGCCGTCACCGCCAGACTGGAGTCGCACGGCACACGATTCGAGGTGCTCATCGACCCGGACGCGGCGCTGGCGATCAAGCGCGGCGAGTTCGAGGGCGACCTGGAGGACGTGATCGCCGCCGAGGACGTCTTCGAGAACGCCTCCCGCGGCGACCGCCCGCCCGAGGAGGACGTCGAGGAGGTGTTCGGCACGACCGACGCGATGGAGATCATCCCGGAGGTCGTCAAGCGCGGGGAGATCCAGATCACCGCCGAGCAGCGCAAGGAGATGCTCGAACAGAAGCACAAACAGCTGGTCAACCGGATCACGCGCAACGCGGTGAACCCGCAGATGGACGACGCGCCTCACCCGCCCGAGCGCATCGAGCGCGCGCTTGAGGAGGCGGGGTTCACCGTCGAGCCGATGGAGCCCGTCGAGAACCAGATCGACGACGCGCTGGAGGCGCTCCGGCCGGTCATCCCGATCCGGTTCGACGAGGTGACGATCGCGGTGCAGCTGCCCGCCGACTACGCCGGCTCCGGGCAGGCGAAGGTGCGCGAGTTCGGGGAGTTGGAGCGCGAGGAGTGGCAAAGCGACGGCTCGTGGGTCGGCGTCGTCACGTTCCCCGCGGGGCTGCAGAACGACTTCTACGACCTGGTGAACGAGGTGTCCAGCGGCGAGGCGGACACGCGCGTCGTGAAGGAGGAAGACGAGATCAGTCGCCGCTAG
- a CDS encoding FUN14 domain-containing protein, protein MPGPELLAQLDIDPRQLGFELGTGAVIGGIIGFAAKKIAKLIAVIVGLELALFKFLESRGVLTVNWDKLGGAFESLGSAATAETPPTWVETILSTLSVSAGFTGGFFVGFKRG, encoded by the coding sequence ATGCCAGGACCGGAACTGCTCGCACAGTTGGATATCGACCCCCGGCAGCTCGGCTTCGAGCTGGGGACGGGGGCCGTCATCGGGGGGATCATCGGGTTCGCGGCCAAGAAGATCGCGAAGCTGATCGCGGTGATCGTCGGGCTGGAGCTCGCGCTGTTCAAGTTCCTCGAATCCCGTGGAGTCCTGACGGTGAACTGGGACAAGCTCGGCGGCGCGTTCGAGTCGCTCGGCAGCGCCGCGACCGCCGAGACGCCACCCACGTGGGTCGAGACGATCCTCTCCACGCTGTCGGTGTCCGCGGGCTTCACCGGCGGCTTCTTCGTCGGCTTCAAGCGGGGATGA
- the hflX gene encoding GTPase HflX codes for MPDRRTGDAPTAVVAKRFDRGRADLTEITELARAAGYEVTASLTQTRDQDPAYHFGEGKADELARLVAREDADVLIVDNEVGPYQTFNIGSKLPEGVEVVDRFTLILDIFGQRAQTRKAQLQVELAELRYELPRAEVKASLAKRDERPGFMGLGEYDESREHDIKAQISRIKDELDAIAETEEKRRERRRESGFDLVALAGYTNAGKSTLLRRLADDLDVDENAEKHPDIDSTAESENQLFTTLGTTTRRANTGKRDVLLTDTVGFISDLPHWLVESFKSTLQSVYHADLVLLVVDASEPVEEMREKLVTSHDTLYERNEAPIVTVFNKVDRLDDEELRRKREALSALAPNPVCVSGLTGDRVDDLRERVEAELPDWKRERLLLPLSDDAMSLVSWVHDNGHVEREEYDATQVDLEFEAPPSVVEQARSRAADLDSQAPPESVESP; via the coding sequence ATCCCTGACCGTCGCACCGGGGACGCGCCGACCGCGGTCGTCGCGAAGCGCTTCGACCGCGGACGCGCCGACCTGACGGAGATCACCGAGCTCGCCCGCGCCGCCGGCTACGAGGTGACCGCGTCGCTGACGCAGACCCGGGATCAGGACCCGGCGTACCACTTCGGGGAGGGGAAGGCCGACGAACTCGCACGGCTCGTCGCCCGCGAGGACGCCGACGTCCTCATCGTCGACAACGAGGTCGGCCCGTACCAGACGTTCAACATCGGGTCGAAGCTCCCCGAGGGCGTCGAGGTCGTCGACCGCTTCACGCTCATCCTCGATATCTTCGGCCAGCGCGCGCAGACGCGCAAGGCGCAGCTACAGGTCGAGCTGGCGGAGCTGCGCTACGAGCTGCCGCGCGCGGAGGTGAAGGCGAGCCTCGCGAAGCGCGACGAGCGCCCCGGGTTCATGGGGCTCGGCGAGTACGACGAGTCGCGCGAGCACGACATCAAAGCACAGATCAGCCGCATCAAGGACGAGCTCGACGCGATCGCGGAAACCGAGGAGAAGCGCCGCGAGCGCCGCCGGGAGTCCGGCTTCGATCTGGTCGCGCTGGCGGGGTACACGAACGCCGGGAAGTCGACGCTCTTGCGACGCCTCGCGGACGACCTCGACGTCGACGAGAACGCGGAGAAACACCCGGATATCGACTCGACGGCCGAGTCCGAGAACCAGCTGTTCACGACGCTCGGGACGACGACCCGCCGCGCGAACACCGGGAAGCGGGACGTGTTGCTCACCGACACGGTCGGGTTCATCTCCGACCTGCCGCACTGGCTGGTGGAGTCGTTCAAGTCGACGCTGCAGTCGGTGTACCACGCCGACCTCGTGCTCCTCGTCGTCGACGCCAGCGAGCCCGTCGAGGAGATGCGCGAGAAGCTCGTCACCTCCCACGACACGCTGTACGAGCGAAACGAGGCGCCCATCGTCACGGTGTTCAACAAGGTCGACCGCCTCGACGACGAGGAGCTCCGCCGCAAACGCGAGGCGCTGTCCGCGCTGGCGCCGAATCCGGTGTGCGTCTCCGGCCTGACCGGCGACCGGGTCGACGACCTCCGCGAGCGCGTCGAGGCCGAACTCCCCGACTGGAAGCGCGAGCGACTGTTGCTCCCGCTGTCGGACGACGCGATGAGCCTCGTCTCGTGGGTCCACGATAACGGCCACGTCGAACGCGAGGAGTACGACGCCACGCAGGTGGACCTGGAGTTCGAGGCGCCGCCCTCGGTCGTCGAGCAGGCGCGCTCGCGGGCGGCCGACCTCGACAGCCAGGCGCCGCCGGAGTCGGTCGAATCGCCGTAG